A DNA window from Drosophila virilis strain 15010-1051.87 chromosome 4, Dvir_AGI_RSII-ME, whole genome shotgun sequence contains the following coding sequences:
- the LOC6628580 gene encoding N-acetylgalactosaminyltransferase 4, producing MAMKKRYVKRLLRKFIFLLIIIGFISLLTTLIVEKRLNKAKSADEPDESNLDMNGDPITPEFRAANVAPTRRPARPPFQDRSAVRDALPDQQMEQPKTETVKMFTLPTPVGERRDWHDYEAMAADKLRSGLGEHGLPATIEDPAEKTLEEQEYRRNGFNGYLSDRISVNRSLPDVRHEKCKTRKYLAKLPNVSVVIIFYNEHFQTLLRTVYSIVNRTPKELLHQIVLVDDGSEWETLKDQLDQYVALQWPHLVDVVHNPERRGLIGARLAGARVATGEVMVFFDSHIEVNYNWLPPLLEPIVINNKISTCPIVDIIDHNNFAYNGGYQEGTRGGFDWRFFYKQLPVLPEDSVDKSLPYRSPVMMGGLFAINSEFFWDLGGYDDELDIWGGEQYELSFKIWMCGGMLLDVPCSRVAHIFRGQMDPRPNPRNYNFVARNHKRVAEVWMDEYKEHVYRRDPATYDNIDAGDLSRQRAVRERLKCKSFDWFMKEVAPDFLIKFPPIDPPAYASGAIQSQAYTDFCLDCMNVGANHPVGMYNCAENLTYPQDNQNWALTSHRELRRLDDACLDVQDAHPNATVWMWDCHHQGGNQFWYYDRQHHWLVHGLRGKNCMEAFVENGVTKVLTNRCDENNVRQRWNFGKVNDELLDRFFEGL from the exons ATGGCCATGAAGAAGCGCTATGTGAAACGCCTGTTGCGTAAGTTCATCTTTCTACTTATTATAATTGGCTTCATCTCGCTGCTGACGACGTTGATTGTGGAGAAACGTCTGAACAAAGCCAAATCAGCGGACGAGCCGGACGAAAGTAATTTGGATATGAATGGAGATCCCATAACGCCAGAGTTCCGTGCGGCCAATGTGGCGCCGACACGTCGCCCGGCTCGACCGCCGTTTCAGGATCGCAGTGCTGTGCGCGATGCGTTGCCGGATCAGCAAATGGAGCAGCCAAAGACTGAGACAGTGAAAATGTTTACGTTGCCAACGCCGGTGGGTGAGCGTAGGGACTGGCACGATTACGAGGCAATGGCAGCAGACAAGTTGCGATCCGGTCTCGGGGAACATGGACTACCCGCTACGATTGAAGATCCTGCTGAGAAAACGCTGGAAGAGCAAGAGTATCGCAGGAATGGCTTTAATGGCTATCTCTCCGATCGCATCTCTGTGAATCGCTCACTGCCAGATGTGCGACACGAAAA GTGCAAGACGCGCAAATATCTGGCCAAACTGCCGAATGTCAGCGTCGTCATCATCTTTTACAATGAACACTTTCAGACGCTTCTACGCACCGTTTACAGCATTGTCAATCGCACTCCTAAGGAGCTACTGCACCAGATTGTTCTCGTCGACGATGGCAGCGAATGGGAGACATTAAAGGACCAATTGGATCAATACGTCGCCCTACAGTGGCCTCATTTAGTCGACGTGGTGCACAATCCAGAGCGACGTGGCCTGATTGGTGCACGTCTGGCTGGCGCTAGGGTTGCCACCGGTGAGGTCATGGTCTTCTTTGACTCACACATTGAAGTCAACTACAATTGG CTGCCGCCACTTTTAGAGCCCATTGTCATCAACAATAAGATATCGACGTGTCCCATTGTGGACATTATTGATCACAATAATTTTGCCTATAACGGTGGCTATCAGGAGGGCACACGCGGCGGCTTCGACTGGCGCTTTTTCTACAAACAGCTGCCCGTGCTGCCCGAGGATAGTGTAGACAAATCTCTGCCGTATCGCAGTCCGGTAATGATGGGCGGCCTGTTTGCCATTAACAGCGAGTTCTTCTGGGATCTGGGCGGCTACGATGATGAGCTGGACATTTGGGGTGGCGAGCAGTACGAGCTGAGTTTTAAGATCTGGATGTGCGGCGGCATGCTGTTAGATGTGCCCTGTTCCCGCGTGGCGCACATATTTCGCGGTCAAATGGACCCGCGGCCAAATCCACgcaattacaattttgtcGCAAGG AATCACAAGCGTGTCGCTGAGGTCTGGATGGATGAATACAAGGAACATGTCTATAGGCGGGATCCTGCGACCTATGATAACATTGACGCTGGCGATTTATCGCGTCAGCGTGCGGTGCGTGAGCGTTTGAAGTGCAAGTCCTTTGATTGGTTCATGAAGGAGGTGGCACCCGATTTCCTTATCAAGTTTCCGCCCATTGACCCGCCCGCTTATGCATCGGGCGCCATACAAAGCCAGGCCTATACAGACTTTTGTCTAGACTGCATGAACGTGGGCGCCAATCATCCCGTTGGCATGTACAACTGCGCCGAAAATCTCACCTATCCCCAGGACAATCAGAACTGGGCCTTAACCTCGCATCGCGAGCTGCGACGCTTGGATGATGCTTGCTTGGATGTACAGGATGCGCATCCGAACGCCACAGTCTGGATGTGGGATTGCCATCATCAGGGTGGCAACCAATTTTGGTACTATGATCGCCAACATCATTGGCTCGTCCATGGGCTTCGCGGCAAAAACTGCATGGAGGCATTTGTGGAGAATGGTGTGACAAAGGTGCTCACCAATCGTTGCGATGAGAATAATGTGCGACAACGCTGGAACTTTGGTAAAGTTAATGACGAGCTGCTGGATCGTTTCTTTGAGGGATTGTAA